One genomic segment of Erysipelotrichaceae bacterium 66202529 includes these proteins:
- a CDS encoding flavodoxin family protein — protein sequence MIRKHVLVISASLRTGSNSELLADAFIKGARENGHLVEKLTLRDKALHFCNGCLACQKSRSGHCVIKDDADEIIAKMSAADVIVFATPVYFYEMCGQLKTLLDRTNPLFPLEYAFRTVYLITTAAEREKAAMDNVVKGMCGWIDCFEKASLQGVVYGTGVEQEHAVLKLSSHLQTAYEMGKMV from the coding sequence ATCATTCGAAAACATGTGCTTGTGATATCTGCCAGCTTGCGAACAGGAAGTAATTCTGAGCTGTTGGCAGATGCATTTATAAAAGGAGCCAGAGAAAATGGACATCTCGTAGAAAAGCTTACCCTGCGGGATAAGGCGTTGCATTTTTGTAACGGCTGTCTGGCGTGTCAGAAAAGCAGGAGCGGACATTGTGTGATAAAGGATGATGCAGATGAAATCATAGCGAAGATGTCTGCCGCCGATGTTATCGTTTTTGCAACACCTGTATATTTCTATGAAATGTGCGGACAACTGAAAACCCTGTTGGATCGTACCAATCCGCTGTTTCCACTGGAATATGCATTTCGTACCGTCTATCTCATCACAACAGCCGCAGAGCGGGAAAAAGCTGCTATGGATAACGTGGTAAAGGGTATGTGCGGATGGATCGATTGTTTTGAAAAGGCAAGTCTGCAGGGAGTTGTCTACGGAACCGGTGTTGAACAGGAGCATGCGGTATTGAAGCTTTCTTCCCATTTGCAGACAGCCTATGAAATGGGAAAAATGGTATAG